Proteins encoded in a region of the Haloglomus salinum genome:
- a CDS encoding acyl-CoA carboxylase subunit beta, whose amino-acid sequence MDETPDDVATDGSGDDVAERRDLDAAALTERLRAERRAVSDEGRPEAVERQHEHGKLTARERVAYLCDDGSFDELGQLAAPAPTTPETADWEREDAPADGVVAGVGEVEGRPVAIAATDFTVKGGSIGHTGGHKLERLYDLATDRGFPVVNLHDGGGHRIQEGLDARPTAQGDGGLFRQQTTLSGWVPFVSAMMGPGFAAPTNFSVMADFVPMVEGSTLGVAGPSLVEAALGTAVSKEELGGADVHTVRTGMADAAYPDDEACLDAITEWLSYLPRNCRRDPPAVEPRAPERDPEALVDVIPADPKKGYDVRDVLAGVVDAGSVFELKSRYARNIVTAFARVEGEPVGVIANAPRVMAGTIDTDASEKAARFASFCDAFGLPILLFEDTPGVLPGPDSEAEGVARHAGKLPFQLNRATVPIANVVLRRGYGFGHVAMGGGRSARNDLTVVWATAEVAAMGIEGAVDIAYRREIQAADDPEAKREALVRKFQDRTGAIRAASGVGVDAAIAPDETRGRIARMLARADEELEEDWPPKKHHIDPI is encoded by the coding sequence CGACGTGGCGACGGACGGGTCCGGGGACGACGTGGCCGAGCGACGTGACCTCGACGCGGCGGCACTGACCGAACGCCTGCGCGCCGAGCGCCGGGCCGTCAGCGACGAGGGACGCCCCGAGGCCGTCGAACGCCAGCACGAACACGGGAAACTGACCGCCCGCGAGCGAGTGGCCTACCTCTGCGACGACGGGAGCTTCGACGAACTCGGCCAGTTGGCCGCGCCCGCGCCGACCACGCCCGAGACGGCCGACTGGGAGCGCGAGGACGCCCCCGCCGACGGCGTCGTCGCGGGCGTCGGCGAGGTCGAGGGCCGGCCGGTCGCCATCGCGGCGACGGACTTCACCGTCAAGGGCGGCTCCATCGGCCACACCGGCGGGCACAAGCTGGAACGGCTGTACGACCTCGCAACCGACCGCGGGTTCCCGGTCGTCAACCTCCACGACGGCGGCGGCCACCGCATCCAGGAGGGCCTGGACGCCCGCCCGACGGCGCAGGGCGACGGCGGCCTGTTCCGCCAGCAGACGACGCTGTCGGGCTGGGTCCCGTTCGTCTCCGCGATGATGGGGCCGGGCTTTGCCGCGCCGACCAACTTCTCCGTGATGGCCGACTTCGTTCCGATGGTCGAGGGGTCGACGCTCGGCGTGGCCGGGCCCTCCCTGGTCGAGGCCGCGCTCGGGACGGCGGTCTCGAAGGAGGAACTCGGCGGTGCCGACGTCCACACCGTGCGGACGGGGATGGCCGACGCCGCGTATCCGGACGACGAGGCGTGTCTCGACGCCATCACGGAGTGGCTGTCGTATCTCCCGCGGAACTGCCGGCGCGACCCGCCCGCGGTCGAGCCTCGCGCTCCCGAGCGCGACCCGGAGGCACTCGTCGATGTCATCCCGGCGGACCCGAAGAAGGGGTACGACGTGCGCGACGTGCTCGCGGGTGTGGTCGACGCCGGGTCGGTATTCGAGCTGAAGTCACGCTACGCCCGCAACATCGTCACCGCCTTCGCTCGCGTCGAGGGCGAGCCCGTGGGCGTCATCGCCAACGCGCCCCGTGTGATGGCCGGCACCATCGACACCGACGCCTCCGAGAAGGCCGCCCGCTTCGCCTCGTTCTGTGACGCGTTCGGGCTCCCCATCCTCCTGTTCGAGGACACGCCTGGGGTCCTGCCGGGGCCGGACTCGGAGGCCGAGGGCGTCGCCCGCCACGCCGGGAAGCTCCCCTTCCAGCTGAATCGGGCGACCGTCCCCATCGCGAACGTCGTGCTCCGGCGGGGGTACGGCTTCGGCCACGTCGCGATGGGGGGTGGTCGGTCGGCGCGCAACGACCTCACCGTCGTCTGGGCGACGGCGGAGGTCGCGGCGATGGGTATCGAGGGCGCCGTCGACATCGCGTACCGCCGGGAGATACAGGCGGCCGACGACCCCGAGGCGAAGCGCGAGGCACTCGTTCGGAAGTTCCAGGACCGTACGGGCGCCATCCGCGCCGCGTCGGGCGTCGGCGTCGACGCGGCTATCGCGCCGGACGAGACCCGCGGCCGCATCGCCCGGATGCTCGCCCGTGCGGACGAGGAACTCGAGGAGGACTGGCCGCCGAAGAAGCACCATATCGACCCGATCTGA